From the Xenorhabdus ishibashii genome, one window contains:
- a CDS encoding YjaG family protein, whose protein sequence is MLRNPIHLRLEKLESWQHLTFMASLCERMYPNYQAFCCQSGFADPVQYRRIMELVWEILVVKDAKVNFDNQLEKLETIIPSSEDYDIYGVYPAIDACIALSEVIHSRLSGSTLEHAIAVSEISIRTVAMLEMTQAGREMTEDELKVLPAIEEEWDIQWEIYRLLANCEERDIELIKGLKADLREMGVSNIGINLAQ, encoded by the coding sequence ATGTTAAGAAACCCGATCCACCTGCGGTTGGAGAAGCTCGAAAGTTGGCAACATTTGACTTTTATGGCTAGTCTATGTGAGCGGATGTATCCAAATTATCAGGCATTTTGTTGCCAAAGCGGGTTTGCAGACCCTGTACAATATCGCCGCATTATGGAGCTAGTGTGGGAAATCTTGGTCGTTAAAGATGCAAAAGTGAATTTTGATAATCAGCTGGAAAAACTGGAAACCATTATCCCATCATCAGAAGATTATGATATTTATGGTGTGTATCCAGCGATTGATGCGTGCATTGCATTGAGTGAAGTAATTCATTCTCGTCTGAGTGGCTCGACGTTAGAACATGCAATAGCCGTCAGCGAAATATCCATCCGTACTGTTGCTATGCTGGAAATGACGCAGGCCGGTAGGGAAATGACTGAGGATGAGTTAAAAGTATTACCAGCCATTGAGGAAGAATGGGACATTCAATGGGAGATTTACCGTTTGTTGGCAAATTGCGAAGAACGGGACATCGAATTAATTAAAGGATTAAAGGCTGATCTCCGTGAGATGGGGGTTAGCAATATCGGTATAAATCTGGCGCAATAA
- the purH gene encoding bifunctional phosphoribosylaminoimidazolecarboxamide formyltransferase/IMP cyclohydrolase: MQQLRPIRRALLSVSDKAGIIEFAKALSNRGIELLSTGGTARLLAEAGLNVTEVSDYTGFPEMMDGRVKTLHPKIHGGILGRRGQDDEVMAQHQISQIDMVVVNLYPFAQTVAKPDCSLEDAVENIDIGGPTMVRSAAKNHKDVAIVVNSQDYDKIIEEMDNNQNSLAHATRFNLAIKAFEHTAAYDSMIANYFGKLVPPYYGEADQPSGHFPRTLNLNFIKKQDMRYGENSHQDAAFYIEEQIAEASIATATQLQGKALSYNNIADTDAALECVKSFSEPACVIVKHANPCGVAIDSDIHAAYDRAFKTDPTSAFGGIIAFNRELDANTAQAIIKRQFVEVIIAPSINEAALPILATKQNVRVLACGKWHSPVAGLDFKRVNGGLLVQDRDLGMVTKDDLVVVSKRQPTKQEMQDALFCWKVAKFVKSNAIVYAKDNMTIGIGAGQMSRVYSAKIAGIKAADEGLEVQGCAMASDAFFPFRDGIDAAAAVGVSCIIQPGGSIRDDEVIAAADEHGIAMIFTGMRHFRH, from the coding sequence ATGCAACAGCTTCGTCCAATCCGTCGTGCCCTGCTGAGTGTTTCTGACAAAGCGGGGATTATTGAATTTGCTAAGGCTTTATCCAATCGCGGTATCGAACTGCTTTCAACGGGAGGCACTGCTCGTCTACTGGCCGAAGCAGGATTGAATGTCACCGAAGTTTCTGACTATACAGGCTTCCCTGAAATGATGGATGGACGTGTCAAAACACTTCACCCTAAAATTCATGGCGGCATCTTGGGTCGACGTGGACAGGATGATGAAGTCATGGCACAACACCAGATTTCACAGATTGATATGGTGGTCGTTAATCTTTATCCCTTTGCTCAAACCGTAGCAAAACCGGATTGTTCTCTGGAAGATGCCGTAGAGAATATCGATATTGGCGGCCCAACGATGGTTCGCTCCGCTGCTAAAAACCACAAAGATGTGGCGATTGTTGTCAATAGCCAAGATTATGACAAAATTATTGAGGAGATGGATAACAACCAAAATTCACTGGCACACGCCACTCGCTTTAATTTAGCTATCAAGGCATTTGAACATACCGCCGCGTATGACAGTATGATTGCCAATTACTTTGGCAAATTGGTTCCACCCTATTATGGCGAAGCCGACCAGCCATCAGGACATTTCCCACGCACACTGAATCTGAATTTCATTAAAAAGCAAGATATGCGTTATGGAGAAAACAGCCATCAAGACGCAGCTTTCTATATAGAAGAGCAAATCGCAGAAGCTTCGATTGCGACGGCAACCCAGTTACAAGGTAAGGCACTCTCTTATAACAATATTGCGGATACCGATGCCGCATTGGAATGTGTAAAAAGCTTCTCTGAACCTGCCTGTGTCATTGTCAAACACGCTAACCCTTGTGGTGTTGCGATTGATAGTGATATCCATGCCGCTTATGACCGCGCTTTTAAGACCGATCCAACTTCCGCATTCGGTGGCATTATTGCCTTTAACCGTGAACTCGATGCCAACACCGCTCAGGCCATTATTAAACGTCAATTTGTTGAAGTCATTATTGCGCCTTCTATTAATGAAGCGGCACTGCCAATTCTGGCAACAAAACAAAATGTCCGCGTCTTAGCGTGCGGAAAATGGCATTCGCCTGTTGCCGGCCTGGATTTCAAACGCGTCAACGGCGGTTTGCTGGTACAAGATCGCGATTTAGGTATGGTGACGAAAGATGACCTGGTTGTTGTATCCAAACGTCAGCCAACGAAGCAAGAGATGCAAGATGCCCTGTTCTGCTGGAAAGTCGCTAAGTTTGTCAAATCCAATGCGATTGTTTATGCCAAAGATAATATGACAATTGGTATTGGCGCCGGACAGATGAGCCGTGTTTATTCTGCCAAAATTGCCGGTATTAAGGCAGCAGATGAGGGATTGGAAGTTCAGGGTTGCGCTATGGCTTCAGATGCATTTTTCCCATTCCGTGATGGTATTGATGCTGCGGCCGCTGTGGGTGTGAGCTGTATCATCCAACCTGGTGGCTCTATTCGTGATGATGAAGTCATTGCCGCTGCCGATGAACACGGTATCGCTATGATTTTCACTGGCATGCGCCATTTTCGCCATTAA
- a CDS encoding acetyl/propionyl/methylcrotonyl-CoA carboxylase subunit alpha produces MNTTVNNVNNNINKKVLIANRGEIAVRIIRACRDYGVQTVAVYADVDINAQHVQLADEAYALGGNSPTETYLNIPRLLDVAKRSGATMVHPGYGFLSERAEFAQAVIDAGLTWIGPNPETIDELGDKVKARKIAQKVGAPLVVGTSEPVRNAQEVVAFAELHGLPIAIKAAFGGGGRGLKVAWRMDEVAELYHSAVREATAAFGRGECFIEQFLDKPRHIEAQVIADKQGNVVVLGTRDCSLQRRNQKLVEEAPAPFLTQEQREQIHQSAKAICAEANYAGAGTVEFLLSADGTLSFLEVNTRLQVEHPVTEETTGIDLVIEQLRIAEGYPLSIQETPIPRGHSFEFRINAEDAAKGFLPTSGTITEFIPPSGPGVRLDSGVINSSTIPATFDSLMAKLIVTGATREQAIVRARRALKEFKISGVASVLPFHQAVMAHPDFISGDKFNVHTRWIETDFVNELEASLRQLPFEDKNITRTFIEIDRRRHELGLPPDLLAGLTHLTPVGEQQFSLSVINEKLPEDPRQVKAPISGMLHCWMVKEGEQVSEGDVIAVMEAMKMEVQINAHRAGKITFCAKAGDYQDAESVLANID; encoded by the coding sequence ATGAACACCACTGTGAACAATGTAAATAACAATATTAATAAGAAAGTGCTGATTGCCAACCGTGGAGAGATTGCTGTTCGGATCATTCGAGCTTGCCGTGATTATGGGGTTCAGACGGTCGCTGTCTATGCGGATGTCGATATCAACGCACAACACGTTCAACTGGCTGATGAGGCTTATGCTTTGGGAGGTAATAGCCCTACAGAAACTTATCTCAATATCCCTCGTTTGCTGGATGTCGCAAAGCGATCTGGAGCGACGATGGTGCATCCAGGTTACGGTTTTTTGTCTGAGCGAGCGGAATTTGCTCAGGCCGTGATTGATGCTGGCCTAACTTGGATTGGTCCTAACCCTGAAACTATTGATGAGCTGGGAGATAAGGTTAAGGCGCGCAAAATAGCCCAGAAAGTGGGAGCACCGTTGGTTGTTGGGACATCCGAACCCGTCAGAAACGCACAGGAAGTTGTTGCTTTTGCGGAACTGCATGGCTTGCCGATTGCTATCAAAGCGGCTTTTGGCGGTGGTGGCCGAGGCTTAAAAGTGGCCTGGCGCATGGATGAAGTGGCAGAACTTTACCATTCCGCGGTACGTGAGGCGACAGCGGCATTTGGTCGTGGCGAATGTTTTATTGAGCAATTTTTGGATAAACCGCGTCACATTGAGGCTCAAGTGATTGCGGATAAACAGGGTAATGTTGTGGTACTTGGCACCCGTGACTGCTCTTTACAGCGTCGTAACCAAAAGTTAGTGGAAGAAGCGCCTGCACCATTTTTAACACAGGAACAAAGGGAACAAATTCATCAGTCAGCAAAAGCCATTTGCGCAGAAGCTAATTATGCTGGCGCTGGAACAGTAGAATTTTTGCTGAGCGCAGATGGCACACTTTCTTTCTTGGAAGTAAATACTCGCTTACAAGTGGAACACCCAGTGACAGAAGAGACAACGGGCATTGATCTGGTTATCGAACAGTTGCGAATAGCGGAAGGTTATCCATTAAGCATTCAGGAAACGCCTATCCCAAGAGGACATTCGTTTGAATTTCGCATTAATGCGGAAGATGCGGCTAAAGGTTTCCTGCCAACATCTGGCACAATCACTGAATTTATCCCACCTTCTGGCCCAGGTGTTCGCTTGGATTCTGGTGTAATTAATAGCTCCACAATTCCGGCAACCTTTGACTCACTAATGGCAAAATTAATTGTCACAGGGGCGACCAGAGAACAGGCCATTGTTCGGGCACGTCGGGCATTGAAAGAGTTTAAAATCAGTGGAGTAGCCTCCGTTTTACCTTTCCATCAAGCAGTAATGGCTCATCCTGATTTTATTTCTGGTGATAAATTTAATGTCCATACCCGCTGGATTGAAACAGATTTTGTGAATGAACTAGAAGCTTCTCTACGCCAGCTTCCATTTGAAGATAAAAATATTACCCGCACTTTTATTGAGATCGATAGACGCAGGCATGAATTGGGATTGCCACCGGATCTATTGGCAGGATTGACGCATTTAACCCCTGTGGGTGAACAGCAATTTTCGCTGTCTGTCATAAATGAAAAATTGCCAGAAGATCCCCGTCAGGTAAAAGCCCCTATTTCCGGTATGCTGCATTGTTGGATGGTAAAAGAAGGTGAGCAGGTCAGTGAAGGCGATGTGATTGCAGTGATGGAAGCCATGAAAATGGAGGTACAAATCAATGCTCATCGTGCAGGAAAAATCACATTTTGTGCGAAAGCAGGGGACTATCAGGATGCGGAGAGTGTTCTGGCTAACATCGATTAG
- a CDS encoding 5-oxoprolinase/urea amidolyase family protein gives MRFLPVNSNTIMVELSGLAETLALLDSLNMSPIWGIEEIIPAARTLMVRFWPTKISSQQLAAEIGRRDLQERSLATGKRIEIPVHYNGDDLALVAEILGCTVQEVIQQHTENEYTVAFTGFAPGFAYMVSNTSQWNIPRRTTPRTRIPAGAVALAGEFSSIYPQMSPGGWQIIGLTTERMWDLSRSSPALLQPGYRVNFRDAGHRSATISLPETSGSHIAVPVSVTSCHLEILSVGLQTLFQDLGRVGQAKLGISESGAMDKSALRSANRIVGNSSDRACLEIVQGGFKAIAHGQMLIAMTGAPCPIEITTSSGEIFRVNAYQPIDLNDGDEISLGTPVAGMRSYLSARGGFTIPAILSSHSFDTLSNIGPAPLKINDKLSVGKTSHCAALSVSETPAFDMPNKEEIVVLDILLGPRTDWFTQESIDLLSKQIWQVTPQSNRIGLRLNGECSLSRVKRQELPSEGTCAGAIQIPASGQPVLFLADHPLTGGYPVIASVADYHLDLAGQIPINAKIRFNPISQFHEIQGSNDLP, from the coding sequence TTGCGTTTTTTACCTGTTAATAGCAACACCATCATGGTTGAATTGAGCGGATTGGCAGAAACGCTAGCTCTGCTTGATTCACTGAATATGTCACCAATTTGGGGAATCGAAGAAATTATTCCGGCGGCGAGAACGCTGATGGTTCGTTTTTGGCCGACAAAAATCTCAAGCCAACAATTGGCGGCAGAAATCGGTAGGCGAGATTTGCAGGAACGCAGTCTTGCAACGGGAAAAAGAATAGAAATTCCTGTGCATTACAATGGTGACGATCTTGCGCTGGTTGCAGAAATATTGGGATGTACAGTTCAGGAAGTTATTCAGCAACATACCGAAAATGAATATACCGTAGCTTTCACTGGATTTGCCCCTGGATTTGCCTATATGGTATCGAATACCTCGCAATGGAATATACCTCGTCGAACAACACCCAGAACGCGTATTCCGGCGGGGGCTGTTGCATTAGCAGGGGAATTCAGTAGCATTTATCCGCAGATGAGTCCCGGAGGATGGCAGATTATCGGTCTTACGACTGAACGTATGTGGGATCTTTCCCGATCATCTCCCGCCTTATTGCAACCAGGTTACCGTGTTAATTTTCGAGATGCTGGGCACCGCTCCGCCACAATCAGTTTACCTGAAACCTCTGGTAGTCATATCGCAGTACCTGTTTCAGTCACTTCTTGTCATCTAGAAATTTTGTCTGTGGGATTACAAACCTTATTTCAAGATTTGGGGCGTGTTGGTCAGGCAAAATTGGGGATCTCAGAATCTGGGGCAATGGATAAAAGTGCCTTGCGTAGTGCAAACCGCATTGTTGGTAATTCCTCTGATCGGGCTTGTCTGGAAATCGTGCAGGGCGGATTTAAGGCGATTGCGCATGGGCAGATGCTGATTGCAATGACAGGAGCGCCATGCCCAATAGAAATCACAACGTCGTCGGGTGAAATATTCCGTGTGAATGCTTACCAACCGATCGATCTCAATGATGGTGACGAAATTTCATTAGGTACTCCTGTCGCGGGTATGCGTTCTTATTTATCGGCACGTGGAGGTTTCACTATCCCTGCCATCTTATCCAGCCATTCATTTGATACACTCTCCAATATCGGGCCTGCTCCGTTAAAAATAAACGATAAATTATCCGTTGGTAAAACCTCTCACTGCGCAGCGCTATCTGTCTCCGAAACTCCGGCTTTTGACATGCCAAATAAAGAGGAAATCGTGGTATTGGATATCTTACTCGGCCCTCGTACAGACTGGTTTACGCAAGAATCCATCGACTTATTGAGCAAACAAATTTGGCAGGTAACTCCTCAATCCAATCGAATTGGTCTGAGGCTAAATGGTGAGTGTTCACTATCGCGTGTTAAGCGACAAGAATTACCTAGCGAAGGAACATGTGCAGGCGCGATACAAATTCCTGCCAGTGGACAGCCGGTACTCTTTTTAGCTGACCATCCATTGACCGGAGGATATCCGGTTATCGCTTCAGTCGCCGATTATCATCTCGATCTTGCTGGTCAGATCCCGATTAATGCCAAAATTCGGTTCAACCCCATCAGCCAATTCCATGAAATTCAAGGGAGTAATGATTTGCCATGA
- a CDS encoding DUF1481 domain-containing protein: protein MLILQGLLALGVISLLSACSIQPTTPLFSASGFVTDNGVIRLWRLNDQSSKPQVIMSVYSPYHNKTPHNKDTIVTFYEYRHGSLWQIRRNVFDNPPIVETLRISQDNSVIFKLRQLQERNEPLSDDDVSRLKFNAKQIEKISDTLIADKVKLLQGHWQNGQVTTCSGKQLFIEFEPHAQRWLEERQSNSSGLLTIAWLDSSEGKKLLLVANDNFCRWEPTKDKL from the coding sequence TTGTTGATTCTACAGGGGCTGTTAGCATTAGGGGTCATCTCTTTGCTCAGCGCCTGTTCGATTCAGCCAACAACACCTCTTTTCAGTGCCAGCGGTTTTGTAACTGACAACGGTGTTATTCGTTTATGGCGTTTAAACGATCAAAGCAGTAAACCTCAGGTTATCATGAGTGTTTACAGCCCTTACCACAATAAAACCCCTCATAATAAAGATACCATAGTTACTTTCTACGAATATCGGCATGGCAGCTTGTGGCAAATCCGCCGCAATGTGTTTGATAATCCACCCATCGTAGAGACGTTACGTATCTCCCAAGATAATTCTGTCATTTTTAAGCTCCGGCAATTACAAGAACGTAATGAACCGTTGTCCGATGACGATGTGTCTCGTCTGAAATTTAATGCCAAGCAGATAGAAAAAATCAGTGACACTTTAATTGCAGATAAGGTGAAGTTGTTACAAGGGCATTGGCAGAATGGACAAGTTACCACGTGTTCAGGAAAGCAATTATTCATTGAATTTGAGCCTCACGCGCAGAGATGGCTTGAAGAAAGGCAAAGCAATAGCTCCGGTTTACTGACTATTGCATGGTTGGATTCGTCTGAAGGGAAAAAGTTATTGTTGGTCGCCAATGATAATTTTTGTCGTTGGGAACCGACGAAAGATAAGCTGTAA
- the hupA gene encoding nucleoid-associated protein HU-alpha, which yields MNKTELVDAIAAGADLTKTQAKAALESTLNAITESLKNGDAVQLVGFGTFKVNHRAERTGRNPQTGKEIKIAAANVPAFSAGKALKDAVK from the coding sequence ATGAATAAGACTGAATTAGTTGATGCAATTGCAGCAGGCGCAGACCTGACCAAAACTCAGGCTAAAGCCGCTCTGGAATCAACTTTGAATGCAATTACTGAATCTCTGAAAAATGGCGATGCAGTGCAGTTGGTAGGCTTTGGTACTTTCAAAGTTAATCACCGTGCAGAACGTACTGGTCGTAACCCACAGACTGGTAAAGAAATTAAAATCGCAGCAGCAAACGTGCCTGCTTTCTCCGCTGGTAAAGCACTGAAAGACGCAGTTAAGTAA
- a CDS encoding LamB/YcsF family protein: protein MIKTIDLNSDLGESFGQWRMGNDEKILGIVSSANVACGFHAGDPVGILQTLKSAQKNDVAIGAHVSYPDLVGFGRRKMDIASHELTADVIYQIGALQGLAAAAGTKVSYVKPHGALYNTIANDEYQAIAVIEGILAIDPNLALVGLAGSNILKLAQERGVRTIAEAFADRAYTSQGELVSRRETGSVFHDADLVAQRMLQLVTEGGVESIDGKFILIQADSICVHGDTPGAVEMAKQVKTVLQQAGITIQPFIHS from the coding sequence ATGATAAAAACGATCGATTTAAATAGTGATCTCGGTGAAAGTTTTGGTCAATGGCGCATGGGAAACGATGAAAAAATATTGGGTATCGTCAGTAGTGCTAACGTTGCCTGTGGTTTTCATGCGGGTGATCCGGTTGGAATTCTGCAAACATTGAAATCTGCGCAGAAAAATGATGTAGCGATAGGTGCCCATGTTTCTTATCCTGATTTAGTTGGCTTTGGGCGGCGTAAAATGGATATAGCCAGCCATGAACTGACTGCTGATGTTATTTACCAAATTGGAGCCTTACAAGGATTAGCTGCGGCCGCAGGTACCAAGGTGAGTTATGTCAAACCTCATGGCGCACTTTATAACACGATCGCGAATGACGAATATCAGGCAATTGCTGTTATTGAAGGTATTCTGGCGATAGATCCTAACCTTGCATTGGTTGGTTTGGCGGGATCAAACATTCTCAAATTAGCTCAGGAAAGAGGGGTGAGAACCATAGCGGAAGCGTTTGCTGATCGTGCTTATACCTCACAAGGTGAATTAGTTTCCCGTCGTGAAACGGGTTCTGTTTTTCATGATGCGGATCTCGTTGCTCAACGCATGTTGCAATTGGTGACAGAAGGAGGCGTTGAATCAATTGATGGTAAATTTATCTTGATTCAGGCGGATTCAATTTGTGTGCATGGTGACACTCCTGGTGCGGTAGAGATGGCAAAACAGGTAAAAACAGTTTTGCAGCAGGCGGGAATTACCATTCAGCCGTTTATTCATTCATAA
- a CDS encoding GntR family transcriptional regulator gives MKKNHSPQILSKRIAETIRNKLVAGELLPGQRLSEAALSEQLTISRNTLREVFRLLTQEGLLKHEPHRGVFVATPDIASIIDIYRVRQLIECQALAQAYPMHPSVAKMKQAVEAAQQCRKQQDWVGAGTENMHFHAAIVELTDSDRLIAFYHNISAELRLAFGILNDPELLYVPYIDKNAHILELLNSGKNEQAAKTMKNYLELSERAILAAYARRK, from the coding sequence ATGAAAAAAAACCATTCTCCCCAAATTTTGAGCAAAAGAATCGCTGAAACCATCAGAAATAAATTGGTTGCTGGGGAGTTATTACCTGGACAACGACTATCAGAAGCTGCATTAAGTGAACAGCTTACAATTTCGCGAAATACATTACGTGAAGTGTTCCGCCTTCTCACGCAAGAAGGACTGCTGAAACATGAACCTCATCGTGGTGTGTTTGTCGCAACTCCCGATATTGCGTCCATTATTGATATCTATCGAGTTCGGCAGTTAATTGAATGTCAGGCACTTGCTCAGGCTTATCCAATGCACCCCAGTGTTGCCAAAATGAAACAAGCCGTTGAAGCCGCTCAACAATGTCGAAAACAACAAGATTGGGTTGGTGCCGGAACAGAAAATATGCACTTTCATGCCGCGATCGTAGAATTAACTGATAGTGATAGATTGATCGCTTTCTATCACAATATCTCCGCAGAACTTCGTCTGGCTTTTGGTATTTTAAATGATCCTGAGCTTTTGTATGTGCCTTATATCGATAAAAACGCGCATATTCTGGAACTACTCAATTCAGGAAAAAATGAACAAGCAGCTAAGACAATGAAAAATTACCTAGAATTATCAGAAAGGGCAATATTGGCTGCTTATGCGCGCAGGAAATAA
- the purD gene encoding phosphoribosylamine--glycine ligase produces the protein MNILVIGNGGREHALAWKAAQSPLASKVYVAPGNAGTALEANLENVDIAATDIEGLLAFAQDHDIGLTIVGPEAPLVIGVVDAFRQVGLTIFGPTKAAAQLEGSKAFTKDFLARHHIPTAAYQNFTEIEPALAYLKKVGAPIVIKADGLAAGKGVVVATTMKEAQNAIKDMLAGNAFGDAGHRIVIEEFLAGEEASFIVMVDGKNVVPMATSQDHKRVGDGDAGPNTGGMGAYSPAPVVTDEIHQRVMEKIIYPTVAGMAAEGHTYVGFLYAGLMIDKQGEPKVIEFNCRFGDPETQPIMMRLRSDLVELCLAGAKGQLSEKTSEWDDRPALGVVLAAGGYPANYAKGDVISGLEKESDANESDVDEKVFHAGTALKDENIITAGGRVLCVTALGHDIADAQKKAYLKAGQIHWEGCFYRKDIGYRAIARLK, from the coding sequence ATGAACATATTGGTTATTGGCAATGGCGGAAGAGAACATGCATTAGCCTGGAAAGCAGCACAATCACCTCTGGCAAGCAAGGTTTACGTCGCACCAGGTAATGCGGGTACCGCATTGGAAGCTAATTTAGAAAATGTGGACATTGCCGCAACAGATATTGAAGGATTGCTGGCATTTGCCCAAGATCATGATATTGGCCTGACCATTGTTGGGCCTGAAGCGCCATTGGTTATCGGTGTGGTTGATGCTTTCCGGCAGGTGGGACTGACCATTTTCGGTCCAACAAAGGCTGCAGCTCAATTGGAAGGCTCCAAAGCTTTCACCAAGGATTTCCTCGCACGTCATCACATACCTACAGCGGCCTACCAAAATTTCACAGAAATTGAACCTGCACTGGCTTACTTAAAAAAAGTAGGCGCTCCTATCGTTATCAAAGCAGATGGTTTGGCTGCCGGTAAGGGTGTGGTAGTTGCCACAACCATGAAAGAAGCACAAAACGCCATCAAAGACATGCTGGCGGGTAATGCTTTTGGCGATGCAGGCCACCGTATTGTCATTGAAGAATTTCTGGCTGGAGAAGAAGCCAGCTTTATTGTCATGGTAGATGGCAAAAACGTGGTCCCTATGGCAACCAGTCAAGATCACAAGCGCGTAGGGGATGGAGATGCAGGGCCGAATACCGGAGGAATGGGGGCTTATTCACCCGCGCCGGTAGTCACGGATGAGATCCACCAACGCGTGATGGAAAAAATCATCTATCCTACCGTGGCAGGAATGGCGGCTGAAGGTCATACCTATGTTGGTTTCCTTTATGCGGGATTGATGATTGATAAACAGGGTGAACCGAAAGTGATCGAATTTAACTGTCGATTTGGTGATCCCGAAACCCAACCTATCATGATGCGTCTACGTTCTGATTTGGTCGAACTATGTCTTGCCGGAGCCAAAGGCCAGCTAAGTGAAAAAACCTCTGAATGGGATGATCGTCCCGCCTTAGGCGTCGTGCTGGCGGCGGGGGGTTATCCGGCTAACTATGCCAAAGGTGACGTTATTAGCGGGTTAGAGAAGGAATCAGATGCTAATGAATCTGACGTCGATGAGAAAGTCTTCCATGCCGGGACAGCACTTAAGGATGAGAATATTATCACCGCAGGAGGACGTGTCTTATGTGTGACTGCCTTAGGTCACGATATTGCCGACGCCCAGAAAAAAGCTTATCTGAAAGCCGGACAAATTCACTGGGAAGGGTGCTTTTACCGTAAAGATATTGGCTACCGAGCTATTGCACGCTTGAAGTAG